A window of the Falco rusticolus isolate bFalRus1 chromosome 1, bFalRus1.pri, whole genome shotgun sequence genome harbors these coding sequences:
- the CASTOR1 gene encoding cytosolic arginine sensor for mTORC1 subunit 1 isoform X2 — protein sequence MDLHILEHRVRVLSLARRGLWLYTHPLLKLLFLPQRCRCKFFSLTETPEDYTIMLDEEGFKELPPSEFMQVADSTWLVLSVVSNGRAPSGCQATGVTKIARSVIAPLAEHHVSVLMLSTYQTDFILVRERDLPVVIHTLAGEFDIYKEESGECVPVTCDDVSNGFLKPKPAASPTLHPVQSPQTRFCVMAVAPDTLPAIATMLIDVLFYSHSPPREAGTGSQDLDSITFFSFSLIEGYISIVMDAETQKRFPSDLLLTSSTGELWRMVRIGGQPLGFDECGIVAQIAEPLAAADISAYYISTFNFDHASLRRASPRSSSCCSSVRRAADSGWLSPCRLAQHGGTVGLPFPPPPTPPSILYFLILRLPLVRGRARCSVTPCLLGTWWLQGPGGLVAVGQCPVGGESVPHRATPQARQKGHHPLSPVLPAQGWGAREESGCPWGPAGGGDVLESSDVPPWCWG from the exons ATGGACCTGCACATCCTGGAGCACCGGGTGCGGGTGCTGAGCCTGGCCCGCCGCGGGCTCTGGCTCTACACGCACCCGCTGCTCAAGCTGCTCTTCCTGCCCCAGCGCTGCAG GTGCAAGTTCTTCAGCCTGACGGAGACCCCCGAGGACTACACCATCATGCTGGACGAGGAGGGCTTCAAAG AGCTGCCGCCCTCCGAGTTCATGCAGGTGGCGGATTCGACGTGGCTGGTGCTCAGCGTTGTCTCCAACGGCCGGGCACCGTCCGGCTGCCAGGCCACCGGTGTCACTAAGATTGCCAGGTCGGTCATCGCGCCGTTGGCCGAGCACCATGTCTCAGTGCTGATGCTCTCCACCTACCAGACCGACTTCATCCTG GTGCGGGAGCGGGACCTGCCAGTGGTGATCCACACGCTGGCAGGGGAGTTCGACATCTACAAGGAGGAGAGCGGTGAGTGCGTCCCCGTCACCTGTGACGATGTGAGCAACGGCTTCCTCAAGCCCAAGCCAG ctgccagccccacgcTGCACCCCGTGCAGAGCCCCCAGACCCGCTTCTGTGTCATGGCCGTGGCCCCCGACACGCTGCCTGCCATCGCCACCATGCTTATCGATGTCCTCTTCTACTCCCACAG ccccccaagGGAAGCTGGCACCGGCAGCCAGGACCTCGACTCCATcaccttcttctccttctccctcatCGAGGGCTACATCTCCATCGTGATGGACGCCGAAACCCAGAAGCG GTTCCCCAGCGACCTGCTGCTGACCAGCTCGACAGGGGAGCTGTGGCGGATGGTGCGGATCGGCGGGCAGCCCCTCGGCTTCG ACGAGTGTGGCATCGTGGCGCAGATCGCCGAGCCGCTGGCCGCCGCTGACATATCAGCGTATTACATCAGCACCTTCAACTTCGATCACGC GTCCCTGAGGAGGGCATCGCCGAGGtcatccagctgctgcagcagcgtCAGGAGAGCAGCAGATAGTGGCTGGCTGTCCCCATGCCGGCTGGCCCAGCACGGTGGCACGGTGGGactccccttccccccacccccgactCCCCCCtctattctttattttttaattttaaggcTCCCCCTGGTGCGGGGCAGAGCCAGGTGCAGCGTcactccctgcctgctggggacATGGTGGCTTCAGGGACCTGGTGGCCTTGTGGCAGTGGGACAGTGTCCTGTGGGAGGGGAGAGCGTTCCCCACCGTGCCACCCCACAGGCGAGGCAAAAGGGCCACCATCCTCTGTCTCCAGTCCTGCCTGCACAGGGGTGGGGGGCTCGGGAGGAGAGTGGGTGTCCCTGGGGACCTGCTGGAGGAGGGGACGTGCTAGAGAGCAGTGATGTGCCACCGTGGTGTTGGGGGTGa
- the CASTOR1 gene encoding cytosolic arginine sensor for mTORC1 subunit 1 isoform X1 has product MDLHILEHRVRVLSLARRGLWLYTHPLLKLLFLPQRCRCKFFSLTETPEDYTIMLDEEGFKELPPSEFMQVADSTWLVLSVVSNGRAPSGCQATGVTKIARSVIAPLAEHHVSVLMLSTYQTDFILVRERDLPVVIHTLAGEFDIYKEESGECVPVTCDDVSNGFLKPKPAASPTLHPVQSPQTRFCVMAVAPDTLPAIATMLIDVLFYSHSPPREAGTGSQDLDSITFFSFSLIEGYISIVMDAETQKRFPSDLLLTSSTGELWRMVRIGGQPLGFDECGIVAQIAEPLAAADISAYYISTFNFDHALVPEEGIAEVIQLLQQRQESSR; this is encoded by the exons ATGGACCTGCACATCCTGGAGCACCGGGTGCGGGTGCTGAGCCTGGCCCGCCGCGGGCTCTGGCTCTACACGCACCCGCTGCTCAAGCTGCTCTTCCTGCCCCAGCGCTGCAG GTGCAAGTTCTTCAGCCTGACGGAGACCCCCGAGGACTACACCATCATGCTGGACGAGGAGGGCTTCAAAG AGCTGCCGCCCTCCGAGTTCATGCAGGTGGCGGATTCGACGTGGCTGGTGCTCAGCGTTGTCTCCAACGGCCGGGCACCGTCCGGCTGCCAGGCCACCGGTGTCACTAAGATTGCCAGGTCGGTCATCGCGCCGTTGGCCGAGCACCATGTCTCAGTGCTGATGCTCTCCACCTACCAGACCGACTTCATCCTG GTGCGGGAGCGGGACCTGCCAGTGGTGATCCACACGCTGGCAGGGGAGTTCGACATCTACAAGGAGGAGAGCGGTGAGTGCGTCCCCGTCACCTGTGACGATGTGAGCAACGGCTTCCTCAAGCCCAAGCCAG ctgccagccccacgcTGCACCCCGTGCAGAGCCCCCAGACCCGCTTCTGTGTCATGGCCGTGGCCCCCGACACGCTGCCTGCCATCGCCACCATGCTTATCGATGTCCTCTTCTACTCCCACAG ccccccaagGGAAGCTGGCACCGGCAGCCAGGACCTCGACTCCATcaccttcttctccttctccctcatCGAGGGCTACATCTCCATCGTGATGGACGCCGAAACCCAGAAGCG GTTCCCCAGCGACCTGCTGCTGACCAGCTCGACAGGGGAGCTGTGGCGGATGGTGCGGATCGGCGGGCAGCCCCTCGGCTTCG ACGAGTGTGGCATCGTGGCGCAGATCGCCGAGCCGCTGGCCGCCGCTGACATATCAGCGTATTACATCAGCACCTTCAACTTCGATCACGCCTTG GTCCCTGAGGAGGGCATCGCCGAGGtcatccagctgctgcagcagcgtCAGGAGAGCAGCAGATAG